The proteins below are encoded in one region of Chaetodon trifascialis isolate fChaTrf1 chromosome 11, fChaTrf1.hap1, whole genome shotgun sequence:
- the LOC139339392 gene encoding kidney mitochondrial carrier protein 1, which translates to MSNVNWKPFVFGGLASVTAECGTFPIDLAKTRLQVQGQVGDSKYREIRYRGMLHAIVRIGREEGLRALYSGIKPAMLRQASYGTIKIGTYQSLKRLLVDRPEDETLLTNVMCGVLSGVVSSSIANPTDVLKIRMQAQGNVIQGSMMGNFINIYQEEGTRGLWKGVSLTAQRAAIVVGVELPVYDITKKHLILSGCMGDTVYTHFLSSFVCGLAGALASNPVDVVRTRMMNQRGGALYQGTLDCILQTWRSEGFMALYKGFFPNWLRLGPWNIIFFLTYEQLKKLNV; encoded by the exons ATGTCTAACGTCAACTGGAAGCCCTTTGTTTTCGGCGGGTTAGCGTCTGTGACGGCTGAATGCG GGACCTTCCCAATCGACCTAGCCAAGACGCGTCTTCAAGTTCAAGGCCAAGTGGGCGACAGCAAGTACCGAGAGATCCGCTACAGAGGCATGCTCCATGCTATCGTGAGGATTGGGCGAGAGGAGGGGCTCCGCGCGCTGTATTCAGG AATTAAGCCTGCCATGCTGCGCCAGGCCTCCTATGGGACCATAAAAATTGGCACATACCAGAGTTTGAAGCGATTGCTGGTTGACAGACCAGAGG ATGAGACATTGCTGACTAATGTGATGTGTGGTGTTCTCTCTGGAgtcgtctcctcctccatcgCCAACCCCACTGATGTGCTGAAG ATTCGCATGCAGGCTCAGGGAAATGTGATCCAGGGCAGTATGATGGGCAACTTTATCAACATCTACCAGGAGGAAGGAACAAGAGGACTGTGGAAG GGCGTCTCTCTGACGGCTCAGCGGGCGGCCATCGTGGTCGGGGTTGAACTACCGGTCTATGACATCACCAAGAAGCATCTGATCCTGTCAGGTTGCATGGGGGACACCGTGTACACACACTTCTT GTCCAGCTTTGTGTGTGGTCTGGCAGGGGCTTTGGCTTCCAATCCAGTGGACGTAGTCCGGACACGCATGATGAACCAGAGAGGAGGCGCTCTGTACCAGGGAACGCTTGACTGTATACTGCAG acATGGCGCTCTGAGGGCTTCATGGCCCTCTACAAGGGTTTCTTTCCCAACTGGCTCCGCCTGGGACCGTGGAACATCATT TTCTTCCTCACATATGAACAGCTTAAGAAGCTCAATGTGTGA